A stretch of Henckelia pumila isolate YLH828 chromosome 4, ASM3356847v2, whole genome shotgun sequence DNA encodes these proteins:
- the LOC140860834 gene encoding probable manganese-transporting ATPase PDR2, whose product MSRFHVGGKVVDTVDLLRRRHWAWRLDLWPFAVLYGLWPLAVVPSLDFGDASIVLGCIGASHILVFLFTGWSVDFKCFVQYSKVKDIHHADACKITPTKFSGSKEVVTLHFHKLAASSASVDMEEIYFDFRKQRFIYSNGKNTFSKLPYPSKETIGYYLKNTGYGTEAKVLAATDKWGRNVFEYPQPTFQKLMKEQCMEPFFVFQVFCVGLWCLDEYWYYSLFTLFMLFMFESTMAKSRLKTLTELRRVKVDSQILMVYRCGKWVKLSGTELLPGDVVSIGRSTGTSGEDKSVPADMLILAGSAIVNEAILTGESTPQWKVSVMGRGMDERLSARRDKAHVLFGGTKILQHTADKTFHLKAPDGGCLAVVLRTGFETSQGKLMRTILFSTERVTANSWESGLFILFLVVFALIAAGYVLKKGLEDPTRSRYKLLLSCSLIITSVIPPELPMELSIAVNTSLIALARLGIYCTEPFRIPFAGKVDMCCFDKTGTLTSDDMEFSGVGGLTDSEDLITEMSNVSDRTLEILASCHALVFVDNKLVGDPLEKAALKGIEWTYKSDEKATPKKGGGNPVQIVQRHHFASYLKRMAVVVRVQEQFFSFVKGAPETIQERLVDVPASYVKTYKKHTRQGSRVLALAYKSLPDMTVSEARSLERDMVESDLTFAGFAVFNCPIRGDSASVLSELKSSSHDLVMITGDQALTACHVAGQVNIISKPALILGHVKSNEGYEWVSPDESHIVTYRENEVEALSEVHDLCIGGDCIEMLEQTSAILKVIPYVKVFARVAPEQKELIITTFRSVGRVTLMCGDGTNDVGALKQAHVGVALLNAVPPTQKDKSASEASSKNEIAKSDKSKKSKSNIENGENTSKSRAISKLEPTGNQAANRHLTAAEIQRKKLKKLMNELNEEGDGRSAPVVKLGDASMASPFTAKHASVAPTTDIIRQGRSTLVTTLQMFKILGLNCLATAYVLSVMYLDGVKLGDVQATISGVFTAAFFLFISHASPLPTLSAERPHPNIFCYYVFLSLLGQFAVHIFFLISSVKEAEKYMPDECIEPDAAFHPNLVNTVSYMVGMMLQVATFAVNYMGHPFNKSISENRPFLYALSAAVVFFVVIASDLFRDLNDWLKLVPLPKSLRNKLLIWAFLAFLVCYTWERLLRWAFPGKMPAWRKKQRQVTAIDKKKNL is encoded by the exons ATGTCAAGGTTTCATGTTGGCGGAAAAGTGGTGGATACTGTTGATTTGCTGCGAAGAAGGCATTGGGCGTGGCGATTGGATTTGTGGCCGTTTGCAGTTCTTTATGGGTTGTGGCCGTTAGCTGTGGTCCCGAGCTTGGATTTTGGGGATGCTTCAATAGTTTTGGGCTGCATTGGAGCATCTCATATTCTTGTATTCTTGTTCACTGGTTGGTCTGTGGATTTCAAATGTTTTGTTCAGTACTCTAAG GTTAAGGACATTCATCATGCTGATGCTTGCAAAATTACTCCAACTAAATTTTCTGGCTCCAAAGAAGTGGTGACCCTTCACTTTCATAAG CTGGCAGCTTCTTCTGCGTCCGTTGATATGGAAGAGATCTACTTTGATTTTAGGAAGCAGCGCTTTATTTACTCAAATGGGAAAAATACCTTTTCAAAACTTCCTTATCCTTCCAAGGAAACAATAGGATATTATCTAAAAAATACTGGCTATGGAACTGAAGCTAAAGTTTTGGCCGCCACTGACAAATGGGGAAGGAATGT TTTCGAATATCCTCAACCCACATTCCAGAAATTGATGAAGGAGCAATGCATGGAACCATTTTTTGTATTTCag GTTTTCTGCGTGGGTCTATGGTGTTTAGATGAATATTGGTACTACAGTTTGTTCACTCTATTCATGCTGTTCATGTTTGAGTCAACAATGGCAAAAAGCCGTTTGAAGACCCTGACTGAGCTTAGACGAGTAAAAGTGGATAGTCAGATTTTGATGGTTTATCGGTGTGGGAA GTGGGTTAAACTCTCTGGGACAGAACTGCTACCTGGGGATGTTGTGTCTATTGGGCGCTCAACTGGTACGAGTGGAGAAGACAAGTCTGTACCTGCAGACATGCTAATTTTAGCTGGAAGTGCTATTGTAAATGAAGCTATTCTAACTGGGGAGTCTACTCCCCAATGGAAG GTTTCAGTAATGGGTAGAGGAATGGATGAGAGACTCTCAGCTAGACGAGATAAAGCACATGTTCTCTTTGGTGGCACAAAAATATTACAGCATACAGCAGACAAG ACATTTCATTTGAAAGCCCCTGATGGTGGTTGCTTGGCAGTTGTTCTGAGAACTGGATTTGAAACAAGTCAAGGGAAGCTAATGCGTacaatattattttctactgAGAGG GTTACAGCGAATAGCTGGGAAAGTGGGCTCTTTATCTTGTTCTTAGTGGTATTTGCTTTGATAGCTGCTGGATATGTACTTAAAAAG GGGCTTGAGGATCCAACAAGGAGTAGATACAAGCTTCTTCTGAGCTGTTCCTTAATTATTACTTCTGTGATCCCACCTGAACTGCCTATGGAGCTTTCAATTGCTGTTAATACTTCATTAATTGCACTAGCACGACTTGGGATATACTGCACAGAACCATTTAGAATCCCATTTGCTGGAAAG GTTGATATGTGCTGTTTTGACAAGACTGGGACGCTAACATCTGATGACATG GAGTTTTCAGGAGTTGGTGGTTTAACAGACAGTGAAGACTTGATAACAGAAATGTCTAATGTGTCTGATCGCACTCTGGAAATACTAGCTTCTTGCCATGCTTTGGTATTTGTGGACAATAAGCTG GTTGGTGATCCTCTTGAGAAGGCAGCACTGAAAGGAATTGAGTGGACCTACAAATCAGATGAAAAGGCCACTCCCAAAAA GGGTGGTGGCAACCCTGTCCAGATTGTACAAAGACACCACTTTGCATCTTATCTAAAAAGAATGGCAGTTGTTGTTCGTGTTCAGGAGCagtttttttcttttgtcaAG GGTGCCCCTGAAACCATTCAAGAAAGACTTGTTGATGTGCCAGCATCATATGTTAAGACATACAAGAAACACACACGTCAAGGATCTCGTGTTTTGGCTTTGGCATACAAATCTCTTCCAGATATGACA GTTAGTGAAGCAAGAAGCTTGGAACGAGACATGGTAGAAAGTGATCTCACCTTTGCGGGGTTTGCG GTTTTTAATTGCCCCATCCGTGGAGACTCAGCCTCAGTGCTGTCTGAATTAAAAAGTTCTTCACATGATTTG gTGATGATTACTGGAGACCAAGCTTTGACAGCTTGCCATGTTGCTGGACAAGTTAATATTATCTCAAAACCAGCCCTAATTCTTGGCCACGTAAAAAGTAATGAAGGATATGAATGGGTTTCTCCAGATGAGTCGCACATTGTTACATACAG GGAGAATGAGGTTGAAGCTCTATCTGAGGTGCATGATCTTTGCATTGGCGGTGACTGCATTGAAATGCTGGAGCAAACTTCTGCAATCTTGAAAGTTATTCCATATGTTAAG GTGTTTGCCCGGGTGGCTCCTGAGCAAAAGGAACTCATCATTACCACTTTTAGATCAGTAGGAAGGGTTACCCTGATGTGTGGTGATGGAACCAATGATGTTGGAGCACTGAAGCAG GCACACGTGGGAGTGGCTCTACTTAATGCAGTACCTCCGACTCAAAAGGACAAATCTGCTTCTGAAGCATCATCTAAAAATGAAATTGCTAAGTCCGACAAATCAAAAAAATCCAAGTCCAACATTGAAAATGGAGAAAATACTTCAAAGAGCAGGGCAATATCGAAGTTGGAACCAACCGGAAACCAAGCTGCTAATCGGCATCTGACAGCTGCAGAGATTCAGCGGAAAAAGTTGAAGAAACTAATGAACGAGCTAAATGAAGAAGGTGATGGTCGATCAGCCCCTGTTGTTAAGCTTGGGGATGCCTCAATGGCATCACCTTTTACTGCAAAGCATGCTTCAGTTGCCCCTACCACCGACATAATTCGCCAGGGTCGTAGTACTCTTGTCACTACCCTCCAAATGTTCAAGATACTCGGACTCAACTGCCTCGCTACTGCTTATGTCTTGAGTGTGATGTACTTGGATGGTGTGAAATTGGGTGATGTCCAAGCCACGATCAGTGGGGTCTTCACAGCCGCCTTTTTTCTCTTCATTTCGCATGCATCTCCGCTTCCTACCCTTTCTGCTGAGCGCCCTCATCCTAATATCTTCTGCTACTATGTATTCCTCTCCCTCCTCGGGCAGTTTGCAGTTCACATTTTCTTCCTGATTTCATCAGTGAAAGAGGCAGAGAAGTACATGCCAGATGAATGTATCGAACCCGACGCAGCGTTCCATCCCAATCTCGTGAACACGGTTTCTTACATGGTGGGAATGATGTTGCAGGTCGCAACATTTGCTGTGAACTACATGGGCCATCCTTTCAACAAGAGTATATCTGAGAACAGGCCGTTTTTATATGCTCTTTCAGCCGCTGTTGTCTTCTTTGTAGTAATTGCCTCCGATTTATTCAGGGACTTGAACGATTGGTTAAAGTTAGTCCCTCTGCCAAAATCATTAAGAAATAAGCTGCTGATCTGGGCTTTTCTTGCATTTTTGGTTTGTTACACATGGGAAAGGTTATTGAGATGGGCGTTCCCCGGTAAGATGCCGGCCTGGAGGAAAAAGCAACGGCAGGTTACAGCCATTGACAAAAAGAAGAACCTCTAA